In Drosophila teissieri strain GT53w chromosome 2R, Prin_Dtei_1.1, whole genome shotgun sequence, the following proteins share a genomic window:
- the LOC122615146 gene encoding uncharacterized protein LOC122615146 — translation MRKHCINWIWMFLLLELILIRAEQQAEDHRIQRRFMWQEMNNSVMGGVLGRMFNGARAMKSMLTDLMPSTAGYGQKINMDLLPTEMTRVKYIIRNPQTNKPMKIIKMRPSPKKVIKLRRPLPKPTITESSVMISHGVHKDHRMRQLEKEQELIAEGKAPMTSDEAIMEKYFKKRPRGGSSNEVVSGKIMEYQSWKPVYKAGETPSTFVTLRPQALTHLHTDISSGDHEMLPKPEKLVSYEYEREEDDEAENEVAKQMGHRYEVTEHTGEASGEVETVETVASMESGFVPSQGMTFRSPPPAQHAPRPRHRTPSSTTSTTTTTTEAPNYPASFLKKYREREATTTRRPRKHHNKEAYLIHEGEDSSEGSTTPPSFAMSSLRARLQDQQRHQKHQHKQQLEEEELEAALVDAMHGEKWPAEVAHSGFQLASPIGPSAVAFEQPVAKAPRGQYKRQTRDNIRQRGSIKFGDKPNYDEA, via the exons ATGAGGAAGCATTGC ATCAATTGGATTTGgatgtttttgctgctggagctgatTTTGATCAGAGCCGAACAGCAGGCAGAGGATCACAG AATTCAGCGCCGTTTCATGTGGCAAGAGATGAATAACTCCGTGATGGGTGGCGTGCTGGGACGGATGTTCAACGGAGCCCGGGCGATGAAGTCGATGCTCACGGATCTCATGCCGAGCACGGCGGGATATGGCCAAAAAATCAATATGGACTTACTGCCGACAGAGATGACGCGAGTGAAGTACATTATTCGCAATCCACAAACCAACAAGCCGATGAAGATCATCAAGATGCGACCGTCGCCAAAGAAGGTGATTAAGCTGAGGAGACCCCTACCTAAGCCCACTATCACCGAGTCCTCGGTGATGATCTCGCACGGAGTCCATAAGGATCATCGGATGAGGCAGTTGGAAAAGGAGCAAGAACTCATAGCTGAGGGCAAGGCACCGATGACCAGCGATGAGGCAATAATGGAGAAGTACTTCAAGAAGCGTCCACGAGGCGGTTCCTCCAACGAGGTCGTCTCTGGCAAGATTATGGAGTACCAGAGCTGGAAACCCGTATACAAGGCAGGTGAAACACCATCAACGTTCGTGACTTTAAGACCACAAGCCCTGACACATTTGCACACGGATATATCCAGTGGGGATCATGAAATGTTGCCAAAGCCCGAGAAGCTGGTGAGCTACGAGTACGAAAGGGAGGAGGATGACGAGGCGGAGAACGAGGTGGCCAAGCAAATGGGTCACCGCTACGAGGTCACCGAGCATACAGGTGAAGCCAGTGGCGAGGTGGAAACGGTCGAAACAGTGGCCTCCATGGAGAGCGGGTTTGTGCCCAGTCAGGGAATGACGTTCAGGTCTCCACCACCAGCACAGCATGCTCCAAGGCCCAGACATCGAACTCCGTCCAGTACCACAAGtaccaccacaaccacaacagaGGCACCCAACTATCCCGCCTCGTTCCTGAAGAAATACCGCGAACGAGaggccaccaccacccgcaGACCCCGGAAGCACCACAACAAGGAGGCCTATCTGATCCACGAGGGCGAGGACAGCTCGGAGGGCAGTACCACACCGCCGAGCTTTGCGATGAGCAGTTTGAGGGCTCGCCTCCAGGATCAGCAGCGCCACCAGAAACACCAGcacaagcagcagctggaggaggaggagctggaggccGCCCTCGTGGATGCCATGCATGGCGAGAAGTGGCCAGCGGAGGTGGCCCACAGCGGCTTCCAGCTGGCCAGTCCCATTGGACCCAGTGCCGTGGCATTTGAGCAACCTGTGGCCAAGGCGCCAAGGGGCCAATACAAGCGCCAGACGCGCGACAATATCCGGCAACGTGGATCAATCAAGTTTGGCGACAAACCCAACTACGATGAAGCCTGA